Sequence from the Parvicella tangerina genome:
AAGGCTGTTGCTTATTTAATGCCATTCATTGAAGCGGAAAAAGAAGAAGGAACATCTTCTGCAGGAAAGATCATCTTAGCAACGGTAAAAGGTGATGTGCATGATATTGGAAAGAACATTGTTGGGGTTGTTTTGGGGTGTAATAACTATGAGGTTATTGATTTAGGGGTTATGGTGCCTGCTGAAGAGATCATCAAAAGAGCTCAAGAAGAGAATGCTCAAATTATTGGGCTGAGCGGGTTGATCACACCTTCATTGGATGAAATGGTAGATGTAGCGAAGGAAATGCAGAAAGCTGGGTTGAAAATGCCTTTGCTTATTGGAGGTGCAACAACTTCTCGAGTTCATACTGCTGTGAAGATTGAAAAGCATTTTGAATTGGATCAAACCGTTCATGTCTTGGATGCATCTAGAAGTGTTACCGTTGTGGAGAAACTATTGGGGTCGCATAAAAAAGAGTACGTGGAAAGCATTCAGGCAGAGTATCAAAAAGTTCGAGAAATGCATGAGAAGAAAAAAGGTCAGAAAACGCTATTGCCCATTGGAGCTGCTCGTGAGAATAAACTGCGATTAGATTGGGAAAATTATGAACCTAAGGTTCCAAATGAATTGGGGGTTCAAGTGATTAAAGATCAGGACCTGAACGAATTGAGAGCATATATAGATTGGACACCATTTTTTCAAACCTGGGAACTTCATGGTCGATACCCGAAAATTCTAGAAGATGAAGTGGTTGGAACTGAGGCTAAGAAGTTGTTTGCTGACGCCCAAAAGATGTTGGATAGGATTATTGCAGAGAATTGGCTAGCTGCTAAAGCGACTTTTGGTTTTTTTCCAGCAAATACAGTGAATGACGACACTATTGAGGTCGAACACGATGGTGAGCTCTTCAAATTGCACCAGTTACGTCAGCAGATTAAAAAAGCGAAGGATCAACCAAACTTATCACTGGCAGATTTTATTGCTCCGAAAGAGTCTGGGAAGCAAGATTATATTGGTGCTTTTGTTGTTACGGCTGGACTAAATATAGATTCAAGAGTAAAAGCTTTTGAAGAGGATCACGATGATTATCATGCTATTTTATTAAAGGCTTTAGCTGATCGTTTAGCGGAAGCTTTTGCAGAATATTTGCATGAAAAAGTAAGAACGCAATCTTGGGGGTATGCAGCTGATGAGCAATTGGAGAATGAAGAATTAATCAAAGAAAAGTATCAGGGAATTAGACCAGCTCCAGGATATCCAGCATGTCCAGATCATACAGAAAAGCCAACTTTATTCAAGTTGCTGAATGCTTCGGAAACGACAGGTGTTTCGTTGACAGATAGCTATGCCATGTGGCCAGCGGCTAGCGTGAGTGGATGGTATTTTGCTCATCCACAAAGCAAGTATTTTGGGGTAGGAAAGATCGCTTTAGATCAGGTCCATGACATAGCTGAACGCAAAGGATTGGAAAAAGAAAAAATGGAACGTTGGTTAAGCCCAAACATTCATTAATTACTTGATCAATACCTTAGAATAGTTTAACGTAAGTTTTTCGTTATAGATTCTGGTGAGATAGGCTCCCGATGGCAATTGCGAGGTGTCGTGTTGAACAATGCTGTTTGAACCTACTCTTCCTTTGTCAATTAACTGGCCGGTGTTATTGTAAATCGCATAAAACAGTGCTTCTTCGTTGCCAGCGTTATCTATAATCAAGCGGTCATTAAACGGGTTGGGATAAACCGAAAAAGCTGGTTCATTTGATTCTGCCACACTTAGCGATAAGTCTCCACTAAAACAATCCTGAATAGAATCGTCATAAAACTGTTGAATAAGAGGAATTTCATTCTGAAGGGTTTGAATACTAGATAGGTTGTCACCAGATGCTGCCCGCGAATAAAGGTAGGCAAGATCTAATTCTATAACATCTCCAGGACGCAACGTGTCTTTCCCCAAAGAACCTAATACAGTTCGATCTCCGCCCGTGTTCCCTTGAGTAAACTCGGTCCAGGGTTGAAACCCTGCCGGAGGATTCTCTGGGTATTGAAAACTAGTGGGGGTTGTTGTTACCCCTGAACTTCCAGTATGTCCATCACCACCATAATACATCGTTGTTCCATCTTTGAATTTCCCTTGTAGACAGTTGTAGTACTCTGATGGCGTTGATGGCATTGATGAGTATCCACTACTTCCTGTATGGAAAGAGATGCAACTCGCCATATCCTGATTTAAAAATACGACTCCCTGAGCGGGAGGAGTGGCTCCATACCCGATGTTTGAAAAGCATGTGTTGTCCGTCATAGAGGCGTTGTATCCAAAAAATGAATTCAACTCAGGTATTGAACCGATAAAATCATCGGTTCCACAACCTATGTCAAGATCGGCAAAAACGCCAACATAGAAATCCTTGAGTAATTGTGTACTTCTATTAATAATGTCATATCCCACAAAGATAGTTCTGTCTACAGGAGAGCTAATGTCTCTATCGAACGCATAGACTTCAACATGGATTTCAATACCCACGGGGTCAATAGTTGAATTATTTGGATTTTTATCATTTAGAATGATCAAGGCATATTTGTCTCCCTTAATACAAGGATAGTCTCCCGCCTGTGGGTTATAAACTTGATCTCCATCGATATCATAATATGGCGTAAGAAAAAAATCGTAACCTTGTGACAAGTCACCATGTGCCGGCCAGTTGAGTATCGATGGTGGAATAGTGTAACCAGGAAATGTTAAATTTTCATCACATAGCGGATCGTTTAAACAGTTCATGTAGCTTCTAAATAGGCTGATTTCATGAGAAGTGATGGTGTAAATTTGATTGTACTGTTGTTGAACAGATGAAGTTATGGTTGCAGCACCATAGGGTTCAGGTGCAGTTGTGTCAGTGCCTTGAATAATAGAAAGAGGTCCCGTAATATAGCTTTCCGTATTTTGTCCATAAGTTCCTATTGAGCCATATATTTGATTATTGACATTTTTACCTGCCATCCAAAGGGAGGTAGAGAAGATAGTAGTTGTACCATCTCCTTGCAGCGCCTCAAAACCAGCTTCACTATTATTGAAGTCATTGAAGAGTACACCTTTAGTTTGTAACGTAGCGGAAACACTATTTGTGTCCAGTGTAAAAGTTTGTGCTGACGAAAGGAAACTTAAGCTCAGACACATTGGAAGTAGTAGTTTTTTCATGTCGTTTGGTTTTAGTATCAACTAAGATCTAACAATACATGATAACTTACTAGGGTGAAAGTAGTAAAGGTTGAGATTAGCAAATAAAAGGTTGGAGAGACAGGTTCTTCTGCAGGCTAATCACGTGAGTTATCTGATCATTAAACGCTGAACCTGTTTGTTTCCTTTGCTTTCTACTTCAATCATATATGCGCCAGCAGCATATTCGTTGGCGTGAATGAAATACTTCGATTCTCCCATTGGTAAGCTTCCAGAAAATATCGTTTCAACCAAATTACCTGTAAGATCATACATCTTTATGGTTGCAGATACCTCTCCATTTGAAAATACCGGTATGCAAGTAATTGCTGATGCAGGGTTTGGGAATACGTCTTGTAGTTCAAATGCATTTTCGTTAACTCCAACGCTACCATTATCCAGCACTTTGAAATGAAAATAACCATCTGGTGCTACAATAGGTCTAACTTGTGTTTTTCCGCTGTTTGCATTTCCTTCGATATAGTAATAAACAGTTGTTCCCGCAGGCTGCTGTGGAAGGTCTGCGGTCCACATGTCATTTCCTGTAGCTGTCATGGGCACCGAAAAGAAAACACCAGAAAGGTCTGTGGAGTAATATAGTGTGGCTGAAGATATTCCGCTCTTGTGTTTGATCAGAGCATCTACCTGATAAGGCGAATTAGTGACATAGGTGTCTGGTAGGTTTTGATGTCTGATCAACAATGGTTCAGCTACTCCAATTGTATTCGTAATGCAGTGAATAGCTCCACTCTGCGAGATGATATTAGCGCCTGAGTTGTCGCAATCAATAGGAACAATATTATACCCCGGAAGCGACTCTTCTAATATTCTGAGCGCGGTGGTGTCATACTCTTCTCTATAGGTAGGAACGATCACGGTACCATTGATAAATACACAGTTGGTATAGGTTCTGTAGGATCCATTTCCGTAGGGCCATCCTGGGTAATCCCCTCCAGTACTTGGAGGCATTGGAATTCTCGTTACCTCATACGGTGTTCCATACACAGAGTTGAAGTTACTCAAAACATATTGAATATTAGCCTCTATTTGAGGACCATCAGAAATGCCATCTGGAAACTCACCGATCAGCAGTCTTTCTTCATCCAATAGTTTCATGTGCATATCAATATGATTGATGCCATCATAAGGCAACGCATCCATCTTAATATAGCGTTCAATACCATGGAATTTTTTAACAATCGTATCGATTTCGGCTTCAGTCTTTGTGGTTACTCCATAAGGGTTTCCTGCTTCATTTTCCTCTAGAATCAATGAAGAAGCAAATGCAGTTCCAAAGCCATCCACCATCCAGTTTCCTCCTGTATTTACAAGGTCGTTGGGAGCCTGAGTAGTACTGTATAAAGTGATGCCCTTGTGATTTGCTTGTTCAGTTGGCATCGCATCATCATCAGGTCTAGGGCGGTTATAGATCCATTCTACCAAGACTAAGGAATCTACATCGTTTAAATATGCGGTATGTGCACTGTAATCTCTTTGCCAGATCGTATTGTAATCCACTTCAAGATAATCGATGTTTGTAAGTGGGACCCCCGAATTCGTAAGGTAGCTTTTTACAGCGTTAGAATCCGAACAAGAGATCAACACTTCACATTCTTCTTGCGCAGCATCAACGATCTGAGCGTGAATAGAAGGGTAACTCGTCCAAGTGATCAATAAAGTTTGTACTTCTTCCCATTCTCCAGCGGTACGAATTGGGAGGGTAGGGGGAGATGTAAGTCCTCTGCTACTTCCTCCTTGGTTATACATCCATTGTGGTGCACTAAGTTCACTGCTTGCAAATCCAACAGGAAGGTTCTGTTGAGCAAAAGAAAATGTGGTTAGTAGTAAGGAAAGTACAGTTAGTTTTTTCATGGTTAAATTGGTTTCTTTGGTAGCAAAAAGATGCTTAAAGATACGAAAAGTTGCTTGGAGCTATCTTTTTACTTTTTCGAAGAAGGGGAGACAATGATTTTAAAGTCAGGTAAATAATTGTGCTATCAGATCAATATTTTATAAACTTAAAAACACTAGAATTAGTGCCATCTGTTGCTGTCACTAAATGCATTCCGTATTTGAGGTTTGCAACGCTTAGAGGGTTTGTTGAAGTAAGACTTTCATCGAAAAGAGTTTTGCCATTCATATCATAGATTTTTACGTTAATAGGATAGGAAATATCTTGCACATTTTCGAAGAAAATAAAACCATTAACATAAAATGCATTGAATTGAGAGGACTCGTTTTCCTCTACAGAAATGTTAAAGTAGTTAATGGCGCATCCACTTTGTCCTGGGTTTAATATTTCTGTGTTATCGATGGAAAAGCAATCTACTTCAGAGTCGACACTTGTGCCTGCTTCAATATAATACGTCATACCGACTCCATCAACGTAGTAGGCAATTCCTAGTGGTTCAAAGTGCAGTTTATATCGTTTGTGGTACCCATCAGTGCATTGGATACTATCAACTCCCATCGTAGAGTAATGGACGTCCGTATTGGGGGTTGCAATTAGAAATGGAAAAATTTCTTGCAGCAAAGGATCGAAGGTGAAGACATCATTCATTACTGGCTCTTGCGGAAAGAATATTGTGTCATGGATACTGCCATCAGCAGGAGCAAAAACCATCATTGGAGTTGGGTAATCGTTTTTTACACATCCCAAATACTCAAGATAGCCTCCAGACTCAGATTTGTAACATTTTACAAAACTTTCACCGTTTATTAAGGTGTCTCCATTAAACACGGAGTAAGGGTAAGTGTCAGTTGTCCAAACTCCCCCTGGTGTGGATTCGGTGGCATGCCAAACGGCTGTGGTAGTGGGTAGATTGTGATGATATTGACCATAAATTGATCCTAAGAAGGAAT
This genomic interval carries:
- a CDS encoding agmatine deiminase family protein, producing MKKLTVLSLLLTTFSFAQQNLPVGFASSELSAPQWMYNQGGSSRGLTSPPTLPIRTAGEWEEVQTLLITWTSYPSIHAQIVDAAQEECEVLISCSDSNAVKSYLTNSGVPLTNIDYLEVDYNTIWQRDYSAHTAYLNDVDSLVLVEWIYNRPRPDDDAMPTEQANHKGITLYSTTQAPNDLVNTGGNWMVDGFGTAFASSLILEENEAGNPYGVTTKTEAEIDTIVKKFHGIERYIKMDALPYDGINHIDMHMKLLDEERLLIGEFPDGISDGPQIEANIQYVLSNFNSVYGTPYEVTRIPMPPSTGGDYPGWPYGNGSYRTYTNCVFINGTVIVPTYREEYDTTALRILEESLPGYNIVPIDCDNSGANIISQSGAIHCITNTIGVAEPLLIRHQNLPDTYVTNSPYQVDALIKHKSGISSATLYYSTDLSGVFFSVPMTATGNDMWTADLPQQPAGTTVYYYIEGNANSGKTQVRPIVAPDGYFHFKVLDNGSVGVNENAFELQDVFPNPASAITCIPVFSNGEVSATIKMYDLTGNLVETIFSGSLPMGESKYFIHANEYAAGAYMIEVESKGNKQVQRLMIR
- a CDS encoding T9SS type A sorting domain-containing protein, yielding MKKLLLPMCLSLSFLSSAQTFTLDTNSVSATLQTKGVLFNDFNNSEAGFEALQGDGTTTIFSTSLWMAGKNVNNQIYGSIGTYGQNTESYITGPLSIIQGTDTTAPEPYGAATITSSVQQQYNQIYTITSHEISLFRSYMNCLNDPLCDENLTFPGYTIPPSILNWPAHGDLSQGYDFFLTPYYDIDGDQVYNPQAGDYPCIKGDKYALIILNDKNPNNSTIDPVGIEIHVEVYAFDRDISSPVDRTIFVGYDIINRSTQLLKDFYVGVFADLDIGCGTDDFIGSIPELNSFFGYNASMTDNTCFSNIGYGATPPAQGVVFLNQDMASCISFHTGSSGYSSMPSTPSEYYNCLQGKFKDGTTMYYGGDGHTGSSGVTTTPTSFQYPENPPAGFQPWTEFTQGNTGGDRTVLGSLGKDTLRPGDVIELDLAYLYSRAASGDNLSSIQTLQNEIPLIQQFYDDSIQDCFSGDLSLSVAESNEPAFSVYPNPFNDRLIIDNAGNEEALFYAIYNNTGQLIDKGRVGSNSIVQHDTSQLPSGAYLTRIYNEKLTLNYSKVLIK
- a CDS encoding T9SS type A sorting domain-containing protein, which gives rise to MKTLLILIGLYSFLGSIYGQYHHNLPTTTAVWHATESTPGGVWTTDTYPYSVFNGDTLINGESFVKCYKSESGGYLEYLGCVKNDYPTPMMVFAPADGSIHDTIFFPQEPVMNDVFTFDPLLQEIFPFLIATPNTDVHYSTMGVDSIQCTDGYHKRYKLHFEPLGIAYYVDGVGMTYYIEAGTSVDSEVDCFSIDNTEILNPGQSGCAINYFNISVEENESSQFNAFYVNGFIFFENVQDISYPINVKIYDMNGKTLFDESLTSTNPLSVANLKYGMHLVTATDGTNSSVFKFIKY
- the metH gene encoding methionine synthase — translated: MSLHPDYQGKYIYKWKDLPFLKLSGLEPLVVTPDTNFINVGERTNVTGSRKFLRLIKEDCYDEALDVAREQVEGGAQIIDVNMDEGMLDGVEAMTKFLNLIAAEPDIARVPVMIDSSKWEIIEAGLKCVQGKGVVNSISLKEGEENFIKQAKTIKQYGAAVIVMAFDEDGQADSYERRVEICNRSYWILVDQVGFPPQDIIFDPNIFPVATGMEEHNNNALDFFRATRWIRENLPGAHVSGGVSNVSFSFRGNNPVREAMHSAFLYHAINEGMDMGIVNPSMLEVYDDIPKELLEKVEDVLLNRRPDATERLLEFADTVKGDGKKKEKDLAWRNDPLQDRITHALVKGITEYIEADVEEARKEYDKPIQVIEGPLMTGMNVVGDLFGSGKMFLPQVVKSARVMKKAVAYLMPFIEAEKEEGTSSAGKIILATVKGDVHDIGKNIVGVVLGCNNYEVIDLGVMVPAEEIIKRAQEENAQIIGLSGLITPSLDEMVDVAKEMQKAGLKMPLLIGGATTSRVHTAVKIEKHFELDQTVHVLDASRSVTVVEKLLGSHKKEYVESIQAEYQKVREMHEKKKGQKTLLPIGAARENKLRLDWENYEPKVPNELGVQVIKDQDLNELRAYIDWTPFFQTWELHGRYPKILEDEVVGTEAKKLFADAQKMLDRIIAENWLAAKATFGFFPANTVNDDTIEVEHDGELFKLHQLRQQIKKAKDQPNLSLADFIAPKESGKQDYIGAFVVTAGLNIDSRVKAFEEDHDDYHAILLKALADRLAEAFAEYLHEKVRTQSWGYAADEQLENEELIKEKYQGIRPAPGYPACPDHTEKPTLFKLLNASETTGVSLTDSYAMWPAASVSGWYFAHPQSKYFGVGKIALDQVHDIAERKGLEKEKMERWLSPNIH